One stretch of Rhodoferax lithotrophicus DNA includes these proteins:
- a CDS encoding UDP-2,3-diacylglucosamine diphosphatase, giving the protein MDMLSEKTAMGENNAPIRAPTDWRTVDFISDLHLQISQTATLAAWQHYIAHTPADALFILGDLFEVWVGDDITHTPTTADGAFALHCQHLLQATTQRLPVYFIHGNRDFLLGEAFAQNCGMTLLGDPSVLEFDGQRWLLSHGDALCLADVDYQKFRQLVRSKTWQTEFLAKPLSERQAIAQSLREQSQLLKATGASYADADTSMTRQWLQTTQTTTLIHGHTHHPADHSLGHSPTGTALHRLVLSDWDAHAIPPRLEVLRLSRGDKPKRLNIDQATHP; this is encoded by the coding sequence ATGGATATGCTCTCTGAAAAAACTGCAATGGGTGAGAACAACGCGCCCATCCGTGCCCCCACTGACTGGCGTACCGTCGACTTCATTTCTGACCTTCACCTGCAAATCAGCCAAACTGCCACGTTGGCAGCCTGGCAGCACTACATAGCACACACGCCAGCAGATGCTTTGTTTATCCTGGGGGATTTGTTTGAAGTCTGGGTGGGTGATGACATCACCCACACACCCACCACTGCGGACGGTGCTTTTGCCTTGCACTGTCAACACCTTCTGCAAGCCACCACCCAACGTCTTCCGGTGTACTTCATTCATGGGAATCGCGATTTTTTGCTGGGTGAAGCTTTTGCACAAAACTGCGGCATGACCTTGCTGGGCGACCCTTCGGTACTTGAGTTTGACGGCCAGCGCTGGCTGCTGTCACATGGTGACGCACTGTGTCTGGCTGATGTGGATTACCAGAAATTTCGCCAGCTCGTGCGCAGCAAAACCTGGCAAACCGAGTTTCTGGCCAAACCCCTGAGCGAGCGCCAAGCTATCGCCCAAAGCCTGCGTGAGCAAAGCCAATTGCTTAAAGCGACGGGGGCCAGTTATGCAGATGCCGACACCAGCATGACCCGGCAATGGCTCCAAACCACTCAAACCACAACCCTGATCCACGGCCATACCCACCACCCCGCGGATCACAGCTTGGGCCACTCCCCCACCGGCACCGCCTTGCACCGCCTGGTCTTAAGTGATTGGGATGCCCATGCCATCCCACCACGACTCGAAGTTTTGCGACTATCCCGAGGTGACAAACCCAAGCGTTTGAACATCGACCAAGCCACCCACCCTTGA
- a CDS encoding lytic transglycosylase domain-containing protein, with the protein MSASKTMISSLRRFATALTKGIFEISHNSVALIGLLVLFAAVTLVARPELRHIGEIQLFSWLQERQFEVSGVVSDLLASDRATASDPKQLPKQQAAVALWLSKKYNVAPEPVSAIVSEAYNVGQRSKLDPTLILAVVAIESGFNPFAQSHVGAQGLMQVMTQVHSDKYQSFGGKFAAFDPLANLRVGVKVLQDCIRMAGTIEGGLKSYVGAANSEDDGGYTAKVMAEHARLQLVGLGRQVPTWEASNTAANLPVVNKSKEAIPSHSTETPAVTPLPESKPDKDAVLALK; encoded by the coding sequence ATGTCAGCATCTAAGACCATGATCAGCAGCCTGAGGCGTTTTGCAACTGCCCTCACCAAAGGCATTTTTGAAATCTCACACAACAGCGTCGCCTTGATTGGCCTGCTGGTATTGTTTGCAGCAGTCACCTTGGTGGCTCGCCCAGAACTTCGTCACATTGGCGAAATCCAACTCTTCAGTTGGCTCCAGGAGCGTCAGTTTGAAGTGTCCGGTGTAGTCAGCGATTTGCTCGCCAGTGATCGCGCTACCGCCTCAGACCCCAAACAATTGCCGAAGCAGCAAGCTGCAGTTGCCTTGTGGCTAAGCAAAAAATACAACGTGGCTCCCGAGCCCGTCAGCGCCATTGTTTCTGAGGCCTACAACGTTGGTCAACGATCCAAATTGGATCCCACTCTGATCCTGGCGGTGGTTGCCATTGAATCTGGCTTCAACCCATTTGCCCAAAGCCACGTTGGTGCCCAAGGTCTGATGCAAGTCATGACGCAGGTTCACAGCGACAAGTACCAAAGTTTTGGCGGCAAATTTGCTGCTTTTGACCCATTGGCCAATTTACGTGTGGGTGTCAAAGTCCTGCAAGACTGCATTCGCATGGCTGGCACGATTGAAGGTGGCCTGAAATCATATGTTGGTGCAGCCAACTCTGAAGATGATGGTGGCTATACCGCCAAAGTGATGGCAGAGCATGCCAGATTGCAATTGGTTGGCCTGGGCCGCCAAGTTCCCACATGGGAAGCAAGCAACACCGCAGCCAACTTGCCAGTGGTTAACAAATCCAAAGAAGCCATACCCAGCCATTCCACTGAAACACCTGCAGTAACTCCGTTACCTGAATCCAAGCCTGACAAAGATGCTGTTCTGGCATTGAAATAA
- a CDS encoding type IV pilin protein — MKTHSPTGHQLGKGFTLIELMIVVAILGLLAAIAVPSYTSYIAKGRRADARVQLLQAAQFMERFYTANDRYDQDRAGNTVYSQIPGVLKKAPAEGTQMYELVEPTGSVVTASSYTLTMQPKSDAAMASDACGSFTITEQGVKGVTGTLSRDICWK; from the coding sequence ATGAAAACACATTCGCCAACTGGGCATCAACTGGGCAAAGGCTTTACCTTGATTGAGTTGATGATTGTGGTTGCTATTCTTGGCTTATTGGCTGCCATTGCTGTCCCTTCATATACCAGCTACATAGCCAAAGGGCGTCGTGCAGATGCACGTGTTCAGCTATTACAAGCTGCTCAATTTATGGAGCGCTTTTACACCGCCAATGACAGATATGACCAGGATCGTGCTGGCAATACGGTGTACAGCCAGATTCCAGGCGTATTAAAAAAGGCACCCGCCGAAGGTACACAAATGTATGAACTGGTTGAACCCACGGGTTCGGTCGTGACGGCAAGCAGTTACACGTTAACCATGCAACCCAAATCCGATGCAGCAATGGCTTCAGATGCTTGTGGATCATTTACCATCACAGAGCAAGGTGTCAAAGGAGTCACTGGGACTCTGTCTCGAGATATATGCTGGAAGTAG
- the glyA gene encoding serine hydroxymethyltransferase, with amino-acid sequence MFNRNILIEQTDPELFAAIQSENQRQQDHIELIASENYASPAVMAAQGTQLTNKYAEGYPGKRYYGGCEFVDIAEQLAIDRVKQIFGAEAANVQPHCGASANEAVFLAFLKPGDTIMGMSLAEGGHLTHGMALNMSGKWFNVVSYGLDAHEAIDYDAMERKAHEHKPKLIIAGASAYSLAIDFERFAKVAKDVGAIFMVDMAHYAGLIAAGVYPNPVPHADIVTSTTHKSLRGPRGGIILMKAQHEKAINSAIFPGLQGGPLMHVIAAKAVAFKEALQPEFKIYQQQVLTNARIVAETLTERGLRIVSGRTESHVMLVDLRSKNITGKEAEAVLGSAHMTINKNAIPNDPEKPMVTSGVRVGTPAMTTRGFKDEEARLTAHLIADVLDNPRDESNLATVRAKVHALTARYPVYG; translated from the coding sequence ATGTTCAACCGAAACATTCTTATCGAGCAAACCGACCCAGAGCTGTTTGCTGCCATTCAATCCGAAAACCAGCGTCAGCAAGACCACATCGAGTTGATCGCCAGTGAAAATTACGCCTCACCTGCTGTCATGGCCGCCCAAGGCACCCAGTTGACCAACAAATACGCCGAAGGTTACCCCGGCAAACGCTATTACGGTGGCTGCGAGTTTGTGGACATTGCTGAGCAACTGGCAATTGACCGTGTGAAACAAATTTTTGGTGCCGAAGCCGCCAATGTGCAACCCCATTGCGGCGCATCTGCCAACGAAGCTGTGTTTCTGGCCTTTTTGAAACCTGGCGACACCATCATGGGCATGAGTCTGGCTGAGGGCGGCCACCTGACCCATGGCATGGCTCTGAACATGAGCGGCAAATGGTTCAACGTGGTGAGCTACGGTCTGGATGCCCATGAAGCGATTGATTACGATGCCATGGAACGCAAAGCCCATGAGCACAAGCCGAAACTGATCATTGCCGGTGCCAGTGCCTATTCTTTGGCGATTGACTTTGAGCGCTTTGCCAAAGTTGCCAAAGATGTGGGCGCCATCTTCATGGTCGACATGGCGCATTACGCCGGCCTGATTGCCGCAGGCGTTTACCCCAACCCGGTGCCACACGCCGACATTGTGACCAGCACCACGCACAAGAGCCTGCGTGGCCCACGTGGCGGCATCATTTTGATGAAGGCGCAGCATGAGAAAGCCATCAACAGCGCCATCTTCCCTGGCCTGCAGGGCGGCCCGCTGATGCACGTGATTGCCGCCAAAGCGGTGGCCTTCAAGGAAGCCCTGCAGCCCGAGTTCAAGATTTACCAGCAGCAAGTACTGACCAACGCCCGCATCGTGGCCGAAACCCTGACCGAACGGGGCCTGCGCATTGTCAGTGGCCGCACCGAATCCCATGTGATGCTGGTGGACTTGCGTTCCAAAAACATCACCGGCAAAGAAGCTGAAGCCGTGTTGGGCAGTGCCCATATGACCATCAACAAAAATGCCATTCCGAACGACCCAGAAAAACCCATGGTAACCAGTGGCGTGCGCGTGGGAACACCGGCCATGACCACCCGCGGCTTCAAGGACGAAGAAGCACGACTCACGGCCCACCTGATCGCCGACGTGCTGGACAACCCGCGTGACGAAAGCAATCTTGCCACGGTGCGCGCCAAAGTGCACGCTTTGACAGCTCGTTATCCGGTTTACGGTTAA
- a CDS encoding DUF349 domain-containing protein produces MFSFSNSSKAVPTPDAPAVTAKSHEAHPLDALTHGAFSAHTSGERMACIREWLASSPSSEQLQQVFKELSVKDKGAAKLVREKLDDIKRSKTQATIALEWADKAHALLALSKLNLADALAWQRDAAKAGAPLSKEPLTGLKAQLVERVRAIEDLQHRVQVQREAAVLLAQRIEVLSTKPWMDAQTAQETLTADVAHWQTEAQDLLGDANWPSVDVRFATQLQDSQAQLLLVWEAFTEALKFTVAAAEDAAAPLPKVPVWADEIRVARGIPLEAPVTPAKPKVDPEIRAKATSAVREVLSKLEQEMAQGHGKSSVGVANALRQALKDNARLIDDKLEAQAHAALVAAGELEGWQRWRADQLREELLAKAEGLLNRPEGQTIGGRKMQDTLRQLREQWKTTDQGGAANHGLWKRFDDACNEAHKVVEAWLEKVKAESAEHRAQRLALIEEVKAWAEANRVALDDDWKGFNRVLHQFGDRWRESGHVGEKMFAELQPLWKSAIDHAAAPLEALQKLSLQTRHAMIDEAKALGAEAALRIDAVKALQQRWQAEAHRVPIDRRHEQKLWDAFRKPIDEAFNRKTAEREKAQSALGERDRMVLDASKALQAANASGDAQAIRAAMAALDAALSGQRQAQADVEAAGSAEENPAQTLENKAQEATKNEAAADNSDVAAESVGDSDSVAVAADVVKPAPVPKRVVAMRGDDRPGMKKEEPVAPGRAGKFGDRKDGGRPAGRDGARDTRGPGRSDDRGGPRGNRFERPAYGERADAPRLGDAAFRAQREALEQAQFALRKLAAQAHGEALTQLLTAWEKRDAEQVPSTQELGNRVSPAVRGAWVKAVSQPASGDAATSLLRLEMAAEVPTPAEHLSARRMLQLQLLTKRNDPAPAQTWTQDTATVLASPFDAAQVRRVQNVLKVLLKP; encoded by the coding sequence ATGTTCTCTTTTTCCAATTCCAGCAAAGCAGTCCCCACTCCTGACGCACCTGCCGTCACCGCCAAAAGCCATGAAGCTCACCCGCTGGATGCGCTCACTCATGGCGCGTTTTCAGCCCATACCTCGGGCGAGCGTATGGCGTGTATCCGCGAATGGCTTGCCAGCAGCCCCAGCAGTGAGCAGTTGCAACAGGTGTTCAAAGAACTCAGTGTCAAAGACAAAGGCGCGGCCAAGCTGGTGCGTGAAAAACTCGATGACATCAAGCGCAGCAAAACCCAGGCCACCATTGCGCTGGAATGGGCCGACAAGGCGCATGCGCTGCTGGCCTTGTCCAAACTGAATCTGGCCGATGCCCTGGCCTGGCAGCGTGATGCCGCCAAAGCGGGCGCACCGCTGAGCAAAGAACCGCTGACCGGCCTGAAGGCCCAACTGGTGGAGCGGGTGCGCGCCATTGAGGACCTGCAGCACCGTGTGCAAGTGCAACGTGAGGCCGCGGTGTTGCTGGCCCAGCGTATTGAAGTGCTGTCCACCAAACCCTGGATGGACGCGCAGACAGCCCAGGAAACCTTGACGGCGGACGTGGCCCATTGGCAAACTGAAGCGCAGGATCTACTGGGTGATGCCAACTGGCCGAGCGTGGATGTGCGTTTTGCCACCCAATTGCAAGACTCCCAAGCCCAGCTGTTGCTGGTGTGGGAAGCCTTTACCGAGGCGTTGAAGTTCACCGTGGCCGCCGCCGAAGATGCTGCGGCCCCCCTGCCCAAAGTGCCGGTCTGGGCTGATGAAATTCGCGTCGCTCGTGGCATTCCGCTGGAAGCCCCGGTGACTCCCGCCAAGCCCAAGGTTGACCCTGAAATTCGCGCCAAAGCCACCAGCGCTGTGCGTGAGGTGCTCTCAAAATTAGAACAGGAAATGGCTCAGGGCCATGGCAAATCCAGTGTGGGGGTGGCCAATGCGCTGCGTCAGGCACTGAAAGACAACGCGCGCCTGATCGATGACAAGCTCGAAGCCCAGGCCCATGCGGCCTTGGTGGCTGCTGGTGAACTGGAAGGCTGGCAACGCTGGCGTGCCGACCAATTGCGTGAAGAATTATTGGCCAAAGCCGAAGGCCTGCTCAACCGCCCCGAAGGCCAGACTATCGGCGGGCGCAAGATGCAAGACACCTTGCGCCAGTTGCGTGAACAATGGAAAACCACCGATCAAGGTGGCGCGGCCAACCATGGGCTGTGGAAGCGCTTTGACGATGCCTGCAACGAAGCCCATAAAGTGGTTGAAGCCTGGCTGGAAAAGGTCAAGGCCGAATCGGCCGAGCACCGTGCCCAGCGTCTGGCGCTGATTGAAGAAGTTAAAGCCTGGGCTGAAGCCAACCGGGTGGCGCTGGACGATGACTGGAAAGGCTTTAACCGTGTGTTGCATCAGTTTGGTGACCGTTGGCGCGAGTCCGGCCATGTGGGTGAAAAAATGTTCGCTGAATTGCAGCCCTTGTGGAAATCTGCGATTGACCATGCAGCAGCCCCTCTGGAGGCCTTGCAAAAGCTCAGTCTGCAAACTCGTCACGCCATGATTGACGAGGCCAAGGCTCTGGGTGCTGAGGCTGCTTTGCGCATTGATGCCGTCAAGGCCTTGCAACAACGCTGGCAGGCCGAAGCGCACCGCGTGCCGATTGACCGTCGCCATGAGCAAAAACTGTGGGATGCCTTCCGTAAACCGATTGATGAAGCCTTTAACCGTAAAACAGCTGAGCGTGAAAAAGCGCAAAGTGCTTTGGGTGAGCGTGATCGCATGGTGCTGGATGCCTCCAAAGCTCTGCAAGCGGCCAATGCCTCGGGTGATGCCCAAGCCATTCGTGCGGCCATGGCTGCGTTGGATGCGGCGTTGAGTGGTCAACGTCAAGCACAGGCGGACGTGGAAGCTGCAGGTTCTGCTGAAGAAAATCCGGCTCAAACTCTGGAAAATAAAGCGCAAGAAGCTACAAAAAATGAAGCAGCAGCGGATAACTCCGACGTGGCAGCAGAATCTGTGGGCGATTCAGACAGCGTAGCGGTGGCGGCCGATGTCGTCAAACCTGCACCCGTTCCCAAACGTGTGGTGGCCATGCGGGGTGATGACCGTCCAGGCATGAAAAAAGAAGAGCCTGTGGCTCCGGGGCGCGCTGGCAAGTTTGGTGATCGCAAGGATGGTGGTCGACCTGCCGGTCGTGATGGTGCACGCGACACTCGTGGCCCTGGTCGTTCTGATGACCGTGGTGGTCCACGTGGCAATCGTTTCGAGCGCCCGGCCTATGGTGAGCGCGCCGATGCGCCGCGCCTGGGTGATGCCGCTTTCCGTGCCCAGCGTGAGGCGCTGGAGCAAGCCCAGTTTGCCTTGCGCAAGCTAGCCGCCCAAGCCCATGGCGAAGCCCTGACACAGCTGTTGACTGCCTGGGAAAAACGCGATGCCGAGCAAGTGCCCAGCACCCAGGAGTTGGGTAACCGGGTCAGCCCGGCGGTGCGTGGGGCCTGGGTCAAGGCGGTGTCACAACCTGCTTCTGGTGATGCCGCAACGTCATTGTTGCGTCTGGAAATGGCTGCCGAAGTGCCGACACCCGCCGAGCATCTGAGTGCACGGCGTATGTTGCAATTGCAATTGCTGACCAAACGCAATGATCCTGCTCCGGCGCAAACCTGGACCCAGGATACCGCGACCGTGCTGGCTTCACCGTTTGATGCTGCTCAAGTGCGGCGGGTGCAGAATGTGCTGAAAGTGCTGTTGAAGCCTTAA
- a CDS encoding DUF748 domain-containing protein: MKFDQLNSFRLIRRFGMVVVSILIVWAVSWLALPMVLKNQVQSRLSEQLGRQVSVGRVDFKPWSLELTLEDFAIAHATDASPQFRIKRLYIDLEMQSLFKLAPVAEALQLEQPWLQLKHLGGGHYDVDDVLARLNQPADTSAASPLGFALYNLSLTQGEVTLVDAPESKTHKLTNLTLKLPFLSSLNSQRHVLVHPHLAFELNGSPFDSDAEGTPFADNRKTEAHFRLKAFDLTPYLAYLPPTLPLQLSSAVLNADVKLAFEQVPKPSVVLSGWVSASQVKLTAPSAETKNVSAQDLLAFDDLRVQLSDVRPLERRIQLGQIDWLNPRLHVQRNGQGALNWQTLLTSQKTPQSAPEKEATKAVNKSTKGQNDQKTPAWTVAITQVNLKGGQVHWADDSAAQPARLNVQDLNLVAHAVQWPIKQPIALDGSARLETASMSFNGAATDQSAELQTQLTDVPLSLVAPYIADVLVPKLQGVLQLEAGLSWRAARSPDEPMQLTVQIPRLALDKLELTSALRKGPKVDRHAVLVGARKLQLEQVVLDFPKRTATLGRMQVTQPKAKVARSADGRWMFQDWWIQPSQVQPETRPQPPAPQPWQVVIQEMSLNQGDLSYSDVGVSKPVAFEVTDMALQAKNFNSQSSKPVAWSIAGHIHHGHTDPGSLAGRGSVVINPLKLNAELDVKRLPLHALQPYIPMELQMDLLRADASFKGHLELTQQASGMGVKVRGDTHLEDLRVDTLGQATPFKPAEEILSWKDLSLTGLDIALTPGQSTRVDVAQTSLNDFYAKLTLDETGHLNLQDVFARSSPKPANAATTSTTLGSTPIRRDSKTPDHTEEISKTIAAHAVESSSTSQNDSQKSPAAVIHFGPVSLTGGRVDFTDRFIKPNYSARLSELAGKLSAFSSVEPNGQMQLADLELRGRAEGTASLEILGKVNPLAQPVALDIAGHVRDLELAPLSTYSVHYAGYGIERGKLSMDVAYKVQPDGQLTADNQLVLNQLKFGDEVPGAPNSLPVKLAVALLADRYGVIDINLPVSGSLNDPQFRLAPIVFKLIVNLVVKAITAPFSLLANAFGGGGDELSMVSFAPGSAVLSSEAKAGLNKVAQALKDRPGLKMTVVGTASLDVERDAFKHEQLQALVQAEKRRAAPDGAQVDTVSAQEYPALLKAVYKRANFPKPRNLIGMVKDLPEPEMQALLLANLGVSEAAMQELAVQRGVTVRDYLASLKLPLDRLFLGAAKAVPPEAKWRPRAELSLATQ; the protein is encoded by the coding sequence ATGAAATTCGATCAATTGAACTCATTCAGACTGATACGCCGCTTCGGGATGGTGGTGGTGAGCATCCTCATCGTGTGGGCAGTGTCATGGCTGGCCTTGCCCATGGTATTGAAAAACCAGGTTCAATCACGTTTGTCAGAGCAATTGGGGCGGCAGGTCAGTGTTGGACGTGTGGACTTCAAACCTTGGTCATTGGAACTCACGCTGGAAGATTTCGCCATTGCCCATGCCACAGATGCCTCGCCACAGTTCCGCATCAAACGCCTTTATATAGATTTGGAGATGCAGTCCCTATTCAAACTGGCACCTGTGGCTGAGGCACTTCAGTTAGAGCAGCCTTGGCTGCAACTCAAACACCTGGGTGGCGGACATTACGATGTGGATGATGTCCTGGCGCGGTTGAATCAGCCTGCCGACACGTCCGCGGCATCGCCGCTAGGGTTTGCACTTTACAACTTGTCATTGACACAAGGTGAGGTGACACTGGTTGATGCGCCAGAGAGCAAGACGCACAAGTTGACAAATCTGACTCTGAAATTGCCGTTTTTAAGCAGCTTGAATTCTCAACGGCACGTGCTGGTGCATCCCCATTTGGCTTTTGAACTCAATGGAAGTCCCTTCGATTCCGATGCAGAAGGCACCCCTTTTGCGGACAACCGCAAAACCGAGGCCCATTTCCGCCTGAAGGCGTTTGATCTGACCCCTTATTTGGCCTATTTGCCGCCCACATTGCCCTTGCAATTAAGCTCGGCAGTCCTCAACGCCGATGTCAAACTGGCGTTTGAGCAGGTTCCGAAACCTTCAGTGGTATTGAGTGGTTGGGTGTCCGCCAGTCAGGTCAAATTGACGGCCCCCAGTGCCGAGACTAAAAATGTATCGGCGCAAGATTTACTGGCCTTTGATGATTTGCGTGTGCAACTGAGCGATGTACGGCCATTGGAACGACGGATTCAACTTGGGCAGATTGATTGGCTCAATCCCCGGTTACACGTGCAGCGTAATGGCCAAGGGGCGCTGAATTGGCAGACGTTGCTGACAAGTCAAAAAACACCTCAAAGTGCTCCTGAAAAAGAAGCTACTAAGGCTGTGAATAAAAGCACAAAAGGCCAAAATGATCAAAAAACACCGGCCTGGACGGTGGCCATCACGCAAGTGAATCTAAAAGGCGGGCAAGTGCACTGGGCTGATGACAGCGCAGCACAACCAGCACGCCTGAACGTGCAAGACCTGAACCTGGTCGCCCATGCGGTGCAATGGCCCATCAAGCAGCCTATCGCATTGGATGGCAGTGCACGCCTGGAGACGGCGAGCATGTCCTTTAATGGGGCCGCCACGGATCAATCGGCCGAACTTCAAACCCAACTCACGGATGTGCCGTTGTCTCTGGTTGCACCCTACATAGCAGATGTGTTGGTGCCCAAACTTCAGGGTGTACTTCAACTGGAAGCCGGACTGAGTTGGCGCGCAGCACGCTCGCCTGATGAACCGATGCAGCTGACTGTTCAGATACCCCGACTGGCCTTGGACAAACTTGAATTGACCTCTGCGCTCCGAAAGGGGCCAAAGGTTGATCGCCATGCAGTGTTGGTGGGTGCTCGCAAATTGCAACTGGAGCAGGTGGTGCTGGATTTCCCCAAACGCACCGCCACGCTGGGACGAATGCAAGTGACACAACCCAAAGCCAAGGTGGCACGCTCAGCAGATGGGCGCTGGATGTTTCAAGACTGGTGGATACAGCCCAGCCAGGTTCAGCCGGAAACTCGGCCGCAGCCACCAGCCCCCCAGCCCTGGCAAGTGGTTATCCAAGAAATGAGTTTGAACCAGGGTGATCTCAGCTACAGCGATGTGGGGGTATCAAAACCGGTGGCTTTTGAAGTCACGGATATGGCCTTGCAGGCTAAAAACTTCAACTCCCAGTCCAGCAAACCTGTGGCTTGGAGCATTGCTGGACACATCCATCACGGACACACCGACCCTGGCAGTCTGGCTGGACGTGGCTCGGTTGTCATCAATCCGTTGAAGTTAAACGCTGAACTGGATGTCAAACGTTTGCCGCTGCATGCGTTGCAGCCCTACATACCGATGGAACTTCAGATGGATTTGCTGCGTGCCGATGCCAGTTTCAAGGGCCATCTTGAGTTGACTCAACAGGCCTCGGGCATGGGGGTCAAAGTGCGCGGCGACACGCACCTGGAAGACTTGCGTGTTGACACGCTGGGCCAAGCTACGCCCTTCAAGCCAGCGGAAGAAATTTTGAGCTGGAAAGATCTAAGCCTGACCGGGCTCGACATTGCGCTGACCCCAGGGCAATCCACGCGCGTGGATGTGGCGCAAACCAGTCTGAATGATTTTTATGCCAAGCTGACATTGGACGAAACCGGTCACCTGAACCTGCAAGATGTGTTCGCCAGAAGCAGTCCCAAGCCAGCGAATGCCGCCACAACCAGCACAACACTTGGCAGTACTCCGATCAGGCGTGACAGCAAAACGCCAGACCACACCGAAGAAATATCAAAAACAATAGCTGCTCATGCAGTGGAATCAAGCTCTACAAGTCAAAATGATTCACAAAAAAGCCCTGCCGCAGTCATCCATTTCGGCCCCGTCAGTCTGACTGGCGGGCGGGTTGATTTCACCGACCGATTTATCAAGCCCAATTATTCGGCCCGACTCTCAGAACTGGCTGGCAAACTCAGCGCGTTCTCGTCGGTTGAACCCAATGGTCAGATGCAACTGGCTGATCTGGAGTTGCGTGGCCGTGCTGAGGGCACGGCCAGCCTGGAAATTTTGGGCAAAGTCAATCCTTTGGCGCAGCCGGTGGCACTGGATATCGCGGGTCATGTGCGGGATCTGGAACTGGCACCGTTGTCCACTTACTCGGTGCACTACGCGGGTTATGGCATTGAGCGCGGCAAGCTCAGCATGGATGTGGCCTACAAGGTGCAGCCTGATGGGCAACTCACAGCGGACAACCAACTGGTGCTGAATCAGCTTAAATTTGGTGATGAGGTGCCCGGAGCCCCCAACAGCCTGCCAGTCAAACTTGCGGTGGCGTTGCTGGCAGACCGTTATGGTGTGATTGATATCAACCTGCCGGTCAGTGGGTCGTTGAACGACCCGCAGTTCCGGCTGGCACCCATTGTGTTCAAGCTGATTGTCAATCTGGTGGTCAAAGCCATCACTGCACCGTTTTCACTGCTGGCGAATGCCTTCGGTGGGGGGGGTGATGAGCTCAGTATGGTCAGCTTTGCGCCAGGTTCTGCGGTCCTCAGCTCTGAGGCCAAGGCCGGGCTCAATAAAGTAGCCCAAGCCTTGAAAGACCGCCCAGGCCTGAAAATGACGGTAGTCGGCACGGCCAGTTTGGATGTTGAACGGGATGCCTTCAAGCACGAGCAACTGCAAGCTTTGGTGCAGGCCGAAAAGCGCCGCGCAGCGCCAGATGGTGCGCAGGTGGACACCGTGTCAGCTCAGGAGTACCCGGCACTGCTCAAAGCTGTCTACAAGAGAGCCAACTTTCCCAAGCCGCGCAACCTGATCGGTATGGTCAAAGATTTACCAGAGCCAGAGATGCAAGCCTTGCTGCTGGCCAATCTCGGAGTATCCGAAGCCGCCATGCAAGAGCTGGCCGTTCAACGTGGCGTGACGGTGCGCGACTATCTGGCCAGCCTGAAGCTGCCCCTGGATCGGCTTTTTTTGGGAGCCGCCAAAGCGGTACCACCCGAAGCAAAATGGCGACCACGCGCCGAACTCAGTCTGGCCACCCAATAA
- the nrdR gene encoding transcriptional regulator NrdR, whose amino-acid sequence MKCPFCSHPDTQVVETRVSEDGSFIRRRRRCASCDKRFTTYERPEVTFPSIVKKDGRRIEYERAKLLASMKLALRKRPVSTEQVDSAIERIEEKLLNLGLREVLSTRIGELVMFELKKLDKVAYVRFASVYRSFEDIDDFKTLVDEVGR is encoded by the coding sequence ATGAAGTGCCCCTTCTGCAGCCACCCCGACACTCAAGTGGTGGAAACACGGGTGTCTGAAGATGGGAGCTTTATTCGCCGCAGGCGCCGTTGCGCGTCCTGCGACAAACGCTTTACGACTTACGAGCGGCCCGAAGTCACATTCCCATCCATTGTGAAAAAAGATGGAAGGCGTATTGAATACGAGCGCGCCAAACTGTTGGCTTCCATGAAATTGGCGCTACGCAAACGACCTGTTAGTACCGAACAGGTCGACAGTGCCATTGAACGTATTGAAGAAAAGCTACTCAACCTGGGCCTGCGCGAGGTACTGTCGACCCGCATCGGCGAACTGGTCATGTTCGAGCTGAAAAAACTCGACAAAGTCGCCTATGTGCGTTTTGCCAGTGTGTACAGAAGCTTTGAAGACATTGATGATTTCAAAACACTGGTGGATGAGGTGGGTCGGTAA